A genomic segment from Ruegeria sp. TM1040 encodes:
- a CDS encoding FAD-binding protein, producing MTAQSEAELADIIAGAHEPLCIQGGGTRGVSVPGEVLTTQGLSGVKLYEPGALTLVVGAGTPVAEIETLLAAENQRLAFEPLDLRGLLGTGGAPTIGGAFATNASGPRRIQCGAARDFLLGVRFVDGRGEVLSNGGRVMKNVTGYDLVKLMAGAHGTLGVLTEVSLKVLPCAETQTTLAVRGVDLPEGVAALSAALGSPYDVTGAAYDPTERVAYVRLEGFEGAVRYRAEALRALLAPFGEVEEVSGSEELWRDIRDLKALAGVEGDVWRLSVKPSDAVALIPALGATRCFCDWGGGLIWAVMPKGVDLRQRMTVAGHATLIRSEGRSPLARHHPEPAPLAAISAGLRQQFDPRGIFNPGLMG from the coding sequence ATGACAGCGCAGAGCGAGGCAGAGCTTGCCGACATCATTGCCGGAGCGCATGAGCCTCTATGCATACAGGGTGGGGGCACCCGGGGTGTGTCTGTCCCCGGAGAGGTGTTGACGACGCAGGGACTGTCGGGCGTGAAACTTTATGAGCCGGGCGCGCTGACGCTGGTGGTCGGTGCGGGGACGCCGGTGGCGGAGATCGAAACCTTGTTGGCGGCAGAGAACCAGCGCCTTGCTTTCGAACCTCTGGATCTGCGCGGGCTTCTCGGTACGGGAGGCGCGCCGACCATTGGCGGCGCATTTGCCACCAATGCCTCGGGTCCACGGCGTATTCAATGTGGCGCTGCACGAGATTTTCTTCTGGGCGTGCGGTTTGTAGACGGGCGCGGCGAGGTACTGAGCAACGGCGGCCGGGTCATGAAAAACGTCACGGGCTACGACCTCGTCAAACTGATGGCGGGCGCACATGGCACCTTGGGTGTGCTGACCGAAGTCTCTCTCAAAGTGCTGCCCTGCGCGGAAACACAAACCACACTCGCGGTGCGGGGTGTGGATCTGCCAGAGGGGGTTGCCGCCTTGTCGGCAGCACTTGGGTCGCCCTATGACGTGACTGGGGCGGCATATGATCCGACTGAACGGGTCGCATATGTGCGCCTTGAGGGTTTTGAGGGCGCGGTGCGCTATCGTGCAGAAGCCCTGCGCGCGCTGCTTGCTCCTTTCGGGGAAGTGGAGGAGGTTTCAGGCTCCGAAGAGCTCTGGCGCGATATTCGCGATCTCAAGGCCCTGGCTGGGGTGGAGGGTGACGTCTGGCGACTGTCCGTCAAACCCTCGGATGCGGTGGCCTTGATCCCGGCGCTTGGGGCGACGCGGTGTTTCTGTGATTGGGGCGGGGGGCTGATCTGGGCCGTCATGCCAAAAGGCGTCGATCTGCGTCAGCGGATGACGGTAGCGGGTCACGCCACCTTGATCCGGTCCGAGGGGCGCAGCCCGCTGGCGCGGCATCACCCGGAGCCTGCGCCTTTGGCGGCGATTTCAGCTGGGCTGCGGCAGCAATTTGATCCGCGTGGGATCTTCAATCCGGGTTTGATGGGGTAA
- a CDS encoding FAD-linked oxidase C-terminal domain-containing protein encodes MEMPPPNAAILSLKAELLQRLQQVLPKDALISDEAETRAYECDALTAYKCPPMLAVLPRSTQEVSDVLRICHQMNVPVVPRGAGTSLAGGALPTADCVILGVARMNEVLETDYDNRVIRVQTGRTNLSVSGAVEEEDFFYAPDPSSQLACAIAGNIAMNSGGAHCLKYGVTTNNLLGVTMVMMDGTVVEIGGAHLDAGGLDLLGVICGSEGQLGVVTEATLRILRKPEGARPVLVAFDSNEVAGACVSDIIKAGVLPVAIEFMDRPCIEACEAFAKAGYPMCEALLIIEVEGSEAEIDHQLKLITEIARRHNPVELREAGDSEEAARIWLGRKSAFGAMGQINDYMCLDGTIPVSALPQVLRRIGEMSAEFGLKVANVFHAGDGNMHPLILFDANKPGDLELCEAFGAEILKLCVEVGGCLTGEHGVGIEKRDLMLHQYALADIEAQLRVKDVFDPKWLLNPAKVFPLSTTQSRRNVAIAAQ; translated from the coding sequence ATGGAGATGCCACCCCCCAATGCCGCCATCCTGTCCTTGAAGGCAGAGCTTTTGCAGCGCCTGCAACAGGTGTTGCCAAAGGATGCGCTGATTTCGGATGAAGCAGAGACACGCGCGTATGAGTGTGACGCGCTGACGGCCTATAAATGTCCGCCGATGCTGGCGGTTCTGCCGCGCTCTACTCAGGAAGTGTCAGACGTTCTGCGGATATGTCACCAGATGAATGTACCCGTTGTACCGCGTGGAGCTGGAACATCGCTGGCGGGGGGCGCATTGCCTACCGCAGACTGCGTAATCCTCGGGGTGGCGCGGATGAACGAGGTGCTGGAGACGGACTACGACAATCGTGTCATCCGTGTTCAGACCGGGCGCACCAACCTGTCGGTGTCCGGCGCCGTGGAAGAAGAGGATTTCTTTTATGCGCCTGACCCCTCTTCACAGCTCGCCTGTGCGATTGCTGGCAACATCGCAATGAATTCCGGTGGGGCGCATTGTCTCAAATACGGGGTGACGACCAACAACCTTCTTGGGGTCACCATGGTGATGATGGACGGAACGGTTGTCGAAATAGGTGGCGCGCATCTGGATGCCGGTGGGCTTGATCTCCTCGGGGTGATCTGCGGCAGTGAGGGGCAGCTGGGCGTGGTGACCGAAGCCACCCTCCGGATTTTGCGCAAACCCGAAGGGGCGCGGCCCGTGCTTGTGGCCTTTGACAGCAATGAAGTCGCTGGGGCCTGTGTTTCTGATATCATCAAAGCGGGCGTTCTGCCGGTGGCGATTGAGTTCATGGACCGTCCTTGCATTGAAGCCTGCGAAGCGTTTGCCAAAGCGGGCTATCCGATGTGCGAAGCTTTGCTGATCATCGAAGTCGAAGGGTCAGAAGCAGAAATCGACCATCAGCTGAAGCTCATCACCGAGATCGCGCGGCGCCACAACCCGGTGGAGTTGCGCGAAGCGGGGGATTCCGAGGAAGCCGCGCGCATCTGGCTTGGACGCAAATCCGCGTTTGGTGCGATGGGACAGATCAACGACTACATGTGTCTTGATGGGACGATTCCCGTTTCTGCCCTGCCGCAGGTTCTGCGTCGCATCGGGGAGATGAGCGCGGAGTTCGGCCTGAAAGTGGCAAACGTGTTTCACGCAGGGGATGGCAACATGCACCCGCTGATCCTGTTTGATGCCAACAAACCCGGTGATCTGGAGCTGTGCGAAGCCTTCGGGGCCGAGATCCTGAAGCTCTGTGTCGAGGTCGGGGGGTGTCTGACCGGCGAACACGGCGTTGGGATCGAAAAGCGAGATCTGATGCTGCATCAATATGCACTTGCTGACATCGAAGCCCAGTTGCGCGTGAAGGATGTGTTTGACCCGAAGTGGCTGTTGAACCCGGCAAAGGTCTTTCCGCTGTCAACCACGCAGAGCCGGCGCAACGTCGCGATTGCGGCGCAGTAG
- a CDS encoding DUF599 domain-containing protein, translating into MIWIERLSQFSTWDFISLACYLLGWLWIGWRIENPSKSRPSVSILMADFRREWMKEMVTRSPRIFDSQVISSLRQATAFFASATMLALGAGLALIGNTDQLAGVAQDLALGQTPDFVWEIKIILVLAALTNAFLSFVWSHRLFGYCSVLMAAVPNEPSDPRAYPRACQAAEINITAARSFNRGLRATYFSLAGLAWLVSAEALIIATVITLAVLYRREFISRSRRILMQSKPETTSPTEL; encoded by the coding sequence ATGATTTGGATCGAGCGCCTGAGCCAGTTTTCTACGTGGGATTTCATAAGCCTGGCCTGCTATTTGCTGGGCTGGCTCTGGATTGGCTGGCGCATCGAAAATCCCAGCAAATCGCGCCCGTCCGTCTCGATCCTGATGGCAGATTTTCGACGCGAGTGGATGAAAGAGATGGTGACGCGCTCGCCCCGGATATTTGATTCGCAAGTCATCTCCTCCCTGCGCCAAGCCACGGCATTCTTCGCGTCGGCCACCATGCTCGCGCTTGGGGCGGGGCTTGCGCTCATTGGCAACACAGATCAGCTTGCAGGTGTTGCGCAGGATCTGGCACTCGGGCAAACCCCGGATTTTGTCTGGGAGATCAAGATCATCCTCGTTCTGGCTGCGCTCACCAATGCGTTTCTCTCTTTTGTCTGGTCGCATCGGCTCTTTGGCTATTGTTCGGTGCTGATGGCCGCCGTCCCCAATGAACCGAGCGACCCCCGTGCCTATCCGCGCGCCTGCCAAGCCGCAGAGATCAACATCACTGCCGCGCGCAGCTTCAATCGCGGTCTGCGCGCCACGTATTTTTCACTGGCCGGACTGGCATGGCTGGTGAGCGCCGAAGCCCTCATTATCGCCACGGTCATCACGCTGGCCGTGCTCTACAGGCGAGAGTTCATTTCCCGGTCACGTCGCATCCTGATGCAATCAAAACCCGAAACCACGTCGCCCACCGAATTGTGA
- the rlmH gene encoding 23S rRNA (pseudouridine(1915)-N(3))-methyltransferase RlmH — protein sequence MRVHICAVGRLRAGPEKTLIDDYLQRFDRSGRALGLGPARVIEVEDKKNAGMGAEADLLRKALPKGALICTLDERGKVISSPDFAEKLAGWRDMGRQDLAFVIGGADGIDPSLRAEADFSISFGKMVWPHMMVRLMLAEQVYRSATILSGSPYHRV from the coding sequence ATGCGCGTACATATCTGCGCGGTCGGGCGTCTGCGCGCTGGGCCGGAAAAGACGTTGATTGATGACTATCTGCAGCGGTTTGACCGCAGCGGGCGCGCTCTGGGTCTTGGCCCGGCCAGGGTGATTGAGGTCGAAGACAAGAAAAACGCAGGGATGGGCGCCGAAGCGGATCTGCTGCGCAAGGCACTGCCCAAAGGGGCGCTGATCTGCACCTTGGATGAGCGGGGGAAGGTCATATCCTCGCCGGATTTTGCCGAGAAGCTTGCAGGGTGGCGCGACATGGGGCGGCAGGACCTGGCCTTTGTCATCGGTGGTGCCGATGGAATCGACCCCTCGTTGCGCGCCGAAGCGGATTTTTCGATTTCCTTTGGCAAGATGGTCTGGCCACACATGATGGTGCGCCTGATGCTGGCTGAGCAGGTCTATCGCTCCGCCACGATCCTCTCGGGCAGTCCCTATCACCGGGTCTGA
- the rsfS gene encoding ribosome silencing factor, producing the protein MAASATQFSSEDLLERILSSLDEDKAEDVTQIDLRGKTSIGDYMVVASGRSTRQVAAMSEKLTEKLKHEFGVACKVEGKDAGDWVLIDTGDVIVHIFRPEVRDFYQIEKMWLPAGAVAS; encoded by the coding sequence ATGGCAGCGTCCGCAACCCAATTCTCCAGCGAGGATCTGCTGGAGCGCATCCTTTCCTCTCTCGATGAAGACAAGGCCGAGGACGTCACGCAGATCGACCTGCGCGGCAAGACCTCCATCGGTGACTATATGGTCGTGGCCTCTGGCCGCTCGACCCGTCAGGTTGCGGCAATGTCCGAAAAACTGACTGAGAAGCTGAAGCATGAATTCGGCGTCGCCTGTAAAGTCGAAGGCAAGGATGCAGGTGACTGGGTTCTGATCGACACCGGTGATGTGATCGTGCATATCTTCCGTCCCGAAGTGCGCGACTTCTACCAGATCGAGAAGATGTGGCTGCCCGCTGGCGCTGTCGCTAGCTGA
- a CDS encoding mechanosensitive ion channel family protein produces MEQDILPEEVQGTLDYLLELAQDYWEIALTPGWRQYQVLIVIALVLASILMRKLTQGRWEAWARSREGWPKWRLRLAVQVLRRLSLIYFTVFSWVVFAVMQEVTWPSRSYLIGAVAKLATAWLVIALMARFIANPTLRKLASWLLWIYATLAVFNLVDDTARVLDSTAFDIGSFHLSLLVVLKALVLATALLTFARMGSALAERGLSGNEDLSPSMKVLAGKAVQVLLYGIAFVIVIRSIGFDLTGLAVLSGAVGVGIGFGLQKVVSNLVSGIIILMDRSIKPGDVISLGETFGWINALGARYVSVVTRDGKEYLIPNEDLITSQVVNWSHSNRYVRLDIHFGTSYDDDPHLVRKVAIAATMTVDRVLDRDGMRPVCHIVGFGDSSVDYILRFWIADPTGGLTNIRGNVFLALWDAFKAEGVSIPFPQRELRLLNNSLAVEMAEGRMGPKGDVEGEEQGNAERATQSRGAAPKLD; encoded by the coding sequence ATGGAGCAAGACATTCTACCCGAAGAGGTACAGGGCACGTTGGATTACCTTTTGGAACTGGCGCAAGACTATTGGGAAATCGCGCTCACCCCGGGGTGGCGGCAGTACCAGGTGTTGATCGTGATCGCTCTGGTTCTGGCGTCGATCCTGATGCGAAAGCTGACCCAAGGGCGCTGGGAAGCTTGGGCGCGGTCGCGTGAGGGCTGGCCAAAGTGGCGCCTTCGCCTGGCCGTGCAAGTGCTCAGGCGGCTGTCGCTGATCTATTTCACTGTTTTTTCTTGGGTGGTCTTCGCGGTCATGCAAGAGGTGACATGGCCCTCCCGCAGCTATCTTATCGGGGCGGTTGCAAAACTGGCGACCGCGTGGCTGGTGATTGCGCTGATGGCGCGCTTTATTGCCAACCCAACCCTGCGCAAACTCGCCTCTTGGCTCTTGTGGATCTACGCAACGCTTGCAGTCTTCAACCTGGTGGATGATACCGCGCGGGTTCTCGATTCCACCGCCTTTGATATTGGGTCCTTCCATCTCTCGCTGCTGGTTGTGCTCAAGGCTCTGGTGTTGGCGACCGCTTTGCTTACATTTGCGCGCATGGGCTCTGCTCTGGCTGAGCGTGGCCTCAGCGGCAACGAGGATCTGTCGCCCTCCATGAAGGTGCTCGCCGGCAAGGCGGTGCAGGTGCTTTTGTACGGGATCGCATTTGTGATTGTGATCCGCTCCATCGGGTTTGATCTCACGGGGCTGGCCGTCCTGTCGGGGGCGGTGGGCGTCGGGATTGGTTTTGGCTTGCAAAAAGTCGTCTCCAACCTGGTCTCAGGCATCATCATCTTGATGGATCGCTCGATTAAGCCGGGAGATGTGATTTCCCTTGGAGAGACCTTTGGTTGGATCAATGCCCTGGGCGCGCGCTACGTCTCTGTGGTGACGCGGGATGGCAAGGAGTACCTGATCCCGAACGAGGATCTGATTACCTCGCAAGTGGTGAACTGGTCGCATTCCAACCGCTATGTGCGGCTCGATATTCACTTTGGCACAAGCTATGATGACGATCCCCATTTGGTGCGCAAAGTGGCTATTGCTGCGACGATGACCGTGGACCGCGTGCTGGATCGCGATGGTATGCGGCCGGTCTGTCATATCGTTGGATTCGGGGACAGCAGCGTCGATTACATCCTGCGCTTCTGGATCGCGGATCCAACGGGCGGACTTACGAATATTCGCGGCAATGTGTTTCTCGCGCTTTGGGACGCCTTCAAGGCCGAGGGGGTTTCGATCCCCTTCCCGCAGCGGGAATTGCGCCTGTTAAACAATAGTCTGGCTGTCGAGATGGCCGAAGGGCGTATGGGGCCTAAGGGTGACGTCGAGGGCGAGGAGCAGGGCAATGCGGAGCGCGCGACACAGTCGCGCGGTGCAGCCCCGAAGCTTGATTGA
- a CDS encoding isopropylmalate isomerase: MPLSMTHVLAQTIALQDRARLRERFFGAARTVLARL, encoded by the coding sequence ATGCCACTGAGCATGACTCACGTATTGGCTCAGACGATTGCCCTTCAGGACCGCGCGCGACTGCGTGAACGGTTCTTTGGTGCCGCCCGCACGGTTCTTGCGCGCCTATAA
- the leuC gene encoding 3-isopropylmalate dehydratase large subunit produces the protein MSPKTLYDKIWDAHVAQEAEDGTCLLYIDRHLVHEVTSPQAFEGLRMAGRKVHAPEKTIAVPDHNVPTTAGRENPDQMPEDSRIQVAALDTNAREFGVHYYPVTDIRQGIVHIVGPEQGWTLPGMTVVCGDSHTATHGAFGALAHGIGTSEVEHVLATQTLIQKKSKNMKVEITGKLSPGVTAKDIVLTIIGETGTGGGTGYVIEYCGEAIRDLSMEGRMTICNMAIEGGARAGLIAPDETTFEYVKGRPHAPKGAQWEAAVNWWKTLYSDDDAHWDKIVTIRGEDIAPTVTWGTSPEDALPITATVPAPEDFTGGKVEAARRALDYMGLTPGMKLSDIEIDTVFIGSCTNGRIEDLRAAADVVKGKKIKDGMRAMVVPGSGLVRAQAEEEGLAEIFKDAGFEWRLAGCSMCLAMNPDQLSEGERCASTSNRNFEGRQGFKGRTHLVSPAMAAAAAVTGKLTDVREL, from the coding sequence ATGTCCCCCAAAACACTCTATGACAAGATCTGGGATGCGCATGTCGCGCAAGAAGCCGAAGACGGCACCTGTCTGCTTTATATCGACCGTCACCTCGTTCACGAGGTGACAAGCCCGCAAGCCTTTGAAGGGCTGCGCATGGCAGGTCGCAAGGTGCACGCGCCAGAGAAAACCATCGCGGTGCCAGATCACAACGTCCCCACCACTGCAGGACGCGAAAACCCCGACCAGATGCCGGAGGACAGCCGCATCCAGGTAGCCGCCCTTGACACCAACGCGCGTGAGTTCGGCGTGCATTACTATCCGGTGACCGACATCCGCCAGGGTATCGTGCACATCGTCGGCCCCGAGCAAGGCTGGACCCTGCCCGGTATGACCGTGGTCTGTGGCGACAGCCACACCGCGACCCACGGTGCCTTTGGCGCGCTGGCGCATGGCATTGGCACCTCGGAGGTGGAGCATGTGCTTGCCACCCAGACGCTGATCCAGAAGAAGTCCAAGAACATGAAGGTCGAGATCACCGGCAAGCTGTCGCCGGGCGTGACCGCCAAGGACATCGTTCTGACCATCATTGGCGAAACCGGCACCGGTGGCGGCACTGGCTATGTCATCGAGTATTGCGGTGAAGCGATCCGCGATCTGTCGATGGAAGGCCGCATGACAATCTGCAACATGGCCATTGAGGGCGGCGCACGCGCCGGCCTGATCGCGCCCGACGAGACCACCTTTGAATACGTCAAAGGCCGCCCGCATGCCCCCAAAGGCGCGCAGTGGGAAGCCGCCGTGAACTGGTGGAAAACGCTCTACTCTGACGACGACGCCCATTGGGACAAGATTGTGACCATCCGCGGCGAAGACATCGCGCCGACCGTCACATGGGGCACCAGCCCCGAAGACGCGCTGCCGATCACCGCAACCGTCCCCGCCCCCGAGGATTTCACTGGTGGCAAAGTCGAGGCCGCGCGCCGCGCGCTTGACTACATGGGCCTCACCCCCGGGATGAAGCTGTCGGACATCGAGATCGACACCGTGTTCATCGGCTCCTGCACCAACGGCCGCATCGAAGATCTGCGCGCCGCTGCGGATGTAGTCAAAGGCAAGAAGATCAAGGACGGCATGCGCGCCATGGTGGTTCCGGGTTCCGGCCTCGTGCGCGCCCAGGCAGAAGAAGAGGGCCTTGCCGAGATCTTCAAGGATGCCGGTTTCGAATGGCGTCTGGCGGGCTGCTCCATGTGTCTGGCAATGAACCCCGACCAGCTGAGCGAGGGCGAGCGCTGCGCCTCCACCTCCAACCGGAACTTTGAAGGCCGTCAGGGCTTTAAGGGACGCACGCACCTGGTGTCGCCAGCCATGGCCGCCGCTGCTGCCGTTACCGGCAAACTCACCGACGTTCGCGAGCTCTGA
- the leuD gene encoding 3-isopropylmalate dehydratase small subunit, whose product MEKFETFTGIAAPMPLVNIDTDMIIPKQFLKTIKRSGLGVHAFDEMRYDRQGNEVPDFVLNKPAYRESSILVAGDNFGCGSSREHAPWALADFGIKVVISTSFADIFFNNCFKNGMLPIVLPQEQVDLLMKDAEKGENARMTVDLEAQEITTSEGDVIKFDVDPFRKHCLINGLDDIGLTLEKADAIKAYEERAAQERPWV is encoded by the coding sequence ATGGAAAAGTTCGAAACCTTCACCGGGATTGCGGCGCCAATGCCGCTGGTCAACATCGACACCGATATGATCATCCCCAAGCAGTTCCTGAAAACCATCAAACGCTCCGGCCTTGGTGTGCATGCCTTTGACGAGATGCGGTATGATCGGCAGGGCAACGAAGTGCCTGACTTCGTGCTGAACAAACCGGCCTACCGCGAGAGCTCCATCCTGGTGGCAGGCGACAACTTCGGTTGTGGTTCCTCGCGCGAGCACGCGCCTTGGGCACTGGCAGATTTCGGTATCAAAGTGGTGATCTCCACCTCTTTTGCCGACATCTTCTTCAACAACTGTTTCAAGAACGGCATGCTGCCGATCGTTCTGCCGCAGGAACAGGTCGACCTGCTGATGAAGGACGCGGAGAAGGGCGAAAACGCCCGCATGACCGTGGATCTTGAGGCTCAGGAGATAACCACCTCCGAGGGTGATGTGATCAAGTTTGACGTTGATCCTTTCCGCAAGCACTGCCTGATCAATGGCCTCGACGACATTGGTCTGACGCTTGAGAAAGCAGATGCGATCAAGGCATATGAAGAGCGCGCAGCGCAAGAGCGCCCCTGGGTCTGA